One Equus asinus isolate D_3611 breed Donkey chromosome 26, EquAss-T2T_v2, whole genome shotgun sequence genomic window carries:
- the LOC106845176 gene encoding peptidoglycan recognition protein 1-like, protein MSSPCALLAWTFLTLLGLGVAQEDLTPCSPIVPRREWRALPSTCKQRLDLPVRCVVVSHTAGSPCDTPASCMRQVQNVQHYHVRTRGWCDVTYNFLIGEDGLVYEGRGWDTQGAHSGPTWNSKSIGISFMGNYMDRAPPQRALRAAQSLLACGVARGALSPNYEVKGHRDVQQTLSPGDQLYEIIQTWPHYRY, encoded by the exons ATGTCCAGCCCCTGTGCCCTGCTCGCCTGGACCTTTCTCACGCTCCTCGGACTCGGAGTGGCTCAAGAAGACTTGACCCCATGCAGCCCCATCGTGCCCCGGAGAGAGTGGAGGGCCCTGCCGTCCACGTGCAAACAGCGCCTGGACCTGCCCGTGCGCTGTGTGGTGGTGTCACACACGGCGGGCAGCCCCTGCGACACACCAGCCTCGTGCATGAGGCAGGTCCAGAACGTGCAGCATTACCACGTGCGGACGCGGGGCTGGTGCGACGTGACCTACAA cttCCTGATCGGAGAAGACGGGCTTGTGTATGAGGGCCGGGGCTGGGACACTCAGGGCGCCCACTCAGGTCCCACCTGGAACTCCAAGTCCATCGGCATCAGCTTCATGGGTAACTACATGG ATCGGGCGCCCCCCCAACGAGCCCTCAGGGCAGCCCAGAGTCTGCTGGCTTGTGGCGTGGCTCGGGGCGCCCTGAGTCCCAACTATGAGGTCAAAGGACACCGGGACGTGCAGCAGACACTCTCTCCAGGTGACCAGCTCTATGAAATCATCCAGACTTGGCCACACTACCGATACTGA